The Candidatus Zixiibacteriota bacterium nucleotide sequence AACTACATTGCATATCACCATTCCCTATTAAAATTTGTTTTATCCCATCAAAACCGAAGAAATTTCAATCCCAATTGAAACAAAATTGAAACAGGAGGGGGATAGCGCCCCCTAACCCCTTTGATTATATTTTTGAATTGGGTGAGAGAATCTCTGAGAACTATTTCGGGAAATACTTACTTGACAGGCATCAAGAATAAGCTTATGATATAAATATCTATGTGCGGTCGCTACACCTTAACAACTGATACAGATGGAATTGTAAAGAGGTTCAAAATTAAGGACTATCAGGCGGAGCATAGACCCCGGTATAACGTCGCCCCTACCCAAAAGAATCCTGTAGTTTTGCTCAACGAGGAGACAGAAAGGATAATGACGGATATGAGATGGGGTTTAATCCCTTCTTGGGCAAAAGACGAGAAGATCGGGTATCAGATGATCAACGCAAGGGTCGAAACTGTAGCTGAGAAGCCTTCTTTTAGGAAAGCCTTTATCACAAGGATATGCTTAGTCCCGGCTGATGGCTATTATGAGTGGCAGAAGACAGGAAAACCGGGAAGGAAACTTCCTTACATGATAGTCTTAGAATCAAGAGAGCTTTTTGCTTTTGCTGGGTTATGGGAAGCCTGGAAAAACCCTGAAGGAGAGATTGTCCATTCTTATACCATCATCACCACAGAGGCAGATGATTTAGTGACGAGAATTCATCCAAGAATGCCGATTATTCTTAGACCTGAAAATGAAGATATCTGGATTGACCCCGATTTAAGGGATACTGAAA carries:
- a CDS encoding SOS response-associated peptidase; amino-acid sequence: MCGRYTLTTDTDGIVKRFKIKDYQAEHRPRYNVAPTQKNPVVLLNEETERIMTDMRWGLIPSWAKDEKIGYQMINARVETVAEKPSFRKAFITRICLVPADGYYEWQKTGKPGRKLPYMIVLESRELFAFAGLWEAWKNPEGEIVHSYTIITTEADDLVTRIHPRMPIILRPENEDIWIDPDLRDTESLMKQLNPYPSNFTEMYEVSPAVGRANIDVEELTQPIRRD